Below is a window of Hydrogenimonas sp. DNA.
CGGTGAAGTAGACGATAATGCCGCTTCGGCACTTTCCGGTATCTGTGCTGCCGCCGTTACGGCCGGTGATACAGCGGCACCAACGCCTCCACTATCTTCGGCAGGAGCTCTGTATGTAACTTTTTCGCTTCTATTTTGCCGGTAGTTCTCGTAACTCTTCTTGCTCTTTTCTGCATACTTCCCTTCCGGTCTCTTTTCATCCAACGGGGGAAGTTCCGGCCATAGATCCTTTCTGGGCGGAACGTAATATGAGTAAACCTCCTCTTGCACACTTCTCTCCAACTCTCCGAAAGAGAACTCCAGTCCGAACCTCCACGAAAAGGTGTGTCCTGCATCGGAAAAGCGGACGACATCTTTGAACTCCATACGTAGAGAGACCGGTTCAACGATCAGCAGGTGGGCTCCGAGACCTATTCCGGCGATACCGCCGCTTTTGAGATCTCCCATGCTGTTGTCATACTTTTCCGCACCTAATCCAATCAGCATATAGGGAATGAAACCTTCGTCATCTTTTACATTGTATAGGAAATTTGCCATCAACTGATGACCGTTCGTCGCAGGTTTGGAAGGGAGAGTCTCCTGTACAAAGTTGTAAAGATAGTCGTAGCTGAGCTCAAGAGCATAGTGTTCATCGAAGTTGTAGCCTAACCTGACTCCGTAGCTCAATCCGTCATCTAGCAACCCTTTGCCTATAGACTCCAGCCTGTTCACCATCGGCCCGACTGTAAATCTCTTTTGCGCAGCTACGGAAAGCACCGGAATCAACAAACAGAAAAAAATGAGCCATGCTCTTCTCACTTCACCCCCTTCAGCCCATCGAAGATTCAGAACAGATATAACGCAAAACCTGGATAAAATCCATGCTTCTGTCGGGGATGAACTTCCCCCCGTTCCCTGTCGGATCTTACATTTTAACTGACCTTACGCAAAATTTGTCAGCCCCGGGATTAGATCGGGAAAATATCGTTAAAAAACCGTGCTTGCCCGTAATGGCGCCGGAGGCGTCAGCGGTTTTTGGATATTTTCGGCGTCCCGCAGGGCAAATCCCGCCCGGCGTGCGGATTTTGCGTATGGTCAGACTTTAAGATGACGCTTCCACTTTCGTTTAACGTCAATGACATAAGAACTTTTTCATCTGAAGATTTATACTGTAAGTTTGCTTAAACAAATAGTAAAAATCCCTTGTTTTGGCTATTTCAAACAGTTTTACTATAATTAAATATAAATTCTAACAGCTATTGCGCATCTCTTGGAGCGCACTGCTTTTCAAGTCCGAAGCAAGATGAGCCAGGACAGTTCTTCTGACAGTAGTGTCGACTCTTCTGCAGGCTCCTGTGAAAGCACTCTCTTCACCTATGACCAGGCAGTGCTTTTTTGCCCTGGTCACAGCCGTATAGAGCAGCTTTGTATTGTGCATGATATAGTGGCTGTAGCTGATAGGAATTATAACCGTCCCATACTCCATTCCCTGGGTTTTGTGTATGGTCAATGCGTATGCAAGGCCAAGGTAGTCTGATAACGAGTCGAATCCGTACCTTACGACAACCTGTTCGTTGGGGTAGTAGACATAACACTCCTCCTCTTCCATATCCATCTTGAATATCAGCCCCAGCATTCCGTTGAAGATTCTCTGGTCAGTCGGATCGAGCCCTTTTTTGAAAGCCTCCGGCGTGTAGGAGGGCATATTCTCGTTTTTCGTATGCACCACTTTGTCGTAGAGCCGGTAACTGTAGATTCCCCTTTTGACACTCAGCTTCGCCTTGGGGTTAAAAAGCTCCTGAAGCTCCCTGTTGAGCTCTTCGCTTCCGAGCACTCCGCCTCTCATCGGTGTAATGATTTGAATGTGGGTGAGGTACCCTCTTATATCTTTCTCCTCCAGCAGCTCTCTCGCCTCGAGAATGTACGGAACGGCCTCATTTTTCAGGGATTCTCGTATCTTCCTGTTGTGCTCCTCTCTCAACCTGCTCTTCTCACCCTGCGAAAGAGTCGCTCTCTTCGCGAAGTAGCCCGGGATACTAAGATCCACAAACCTGAAATCCGCATACTCACCCTTGAACTCCGGGACCATGGCCTTTCTTATGGAGTCCGCTATCAGCGGTATCGCCTGATCTTCGCTCTGCCTGTATATCGTCGTCAGCTTCACTACCGGTATCAGTTCATATTTAATAATATCGGAAAGGGTATTCCCCGCCCCTATGGGAGGAAGCTGGCCGTCGTCGCCTATAATCAGCAAAACGGCATCCTCCTTCAGTTTGGAGATGAGCTGATTGAATATGACCGAATTGACCATGGATGCTTCATCCAGCAGTACCACATCGTAAGGTAGATGCTCTCTCTCCTTGTGCGAGACAAGAAGGCTCTGGATGGTGGCCGACCTGTACCCGGTGGTCTCGTGTATCCGCTGTGAGGCTATACCGCTTAGTGCGGTCGTGATTACCGCGTCGTATCCGTATCTTCTCTCAAGCAGCTTCAGCATCACTCTTGCCGTCGTGCTCTTTCCGGTCCCTGCATAACCTACAAGCGCCATGGCGGTGACGCCGCTGTTGAGAAGAACGACAGCCTCCCGCTGCTGCTGTGAAAGAACTATGCCGGCTCTCTTTTGCTCTTCATCTATGAATCTCTGCACATCCTCGACAATAGGACTCTTTTTCGAATCGGCCCTTCCGCGGAAAAATTCGAAGAGTGCACTTTCGGTACGGTAGTAGAAGGAGTGGGCTATATCTCCACCGATTTCATAAAGGAGCTCACGCTCCGTCAACTCCCGCAGAACCTCTTCGACCGCACTCTTTTGCTCCTGTGTGAAGCCGAGCTCGGCGCAGAGGCTCTCTATGAACGAGTCACGCTCCACGGCGCTGCTCCCCTCCCTTTCGCTGATCTCCCGCAGAAGATAGTCTATGGCCGCCTCTATCCTGAACCGTGACTGCGGATCTACCCCCATGGAGAGCGCCATATCGTCCGCCCGCTTGAAGCCGACACCCTTTACCCGTGTGATGATGTATGGATTCTCCCGGATCGCTCCGACAAGATTATCACTGTTGATGAAAGTTCTGTATATCTCCGCAACTATAGACTGCCCGATTTTATACGGCGCGAGGAACATTGCGAGCTCACGCATATCTTTGTACCTCTGCCAGCTTTCGGTGATCTGGGAGAGCTTCTTCTCTTTTATGCCCTTGAACTCCAGCAGCCTCTGCGGCTCTTCGTCCAAAATACGCAGCAACTCCTCTTCGCCGTAATGGGAGATGAGTCTCTTTACAAGTTTGCTGCCGACCCCTTTGACCACTTTCGTAAGATAGAAGTAGAGTTCGCTCCCCTTTATCTCCAGGCTTTCGAAAACGAACTGGGGGCCGAACCTCGGGTGCTCCTGCCACTCCCCTTCAAGCTCCACCTCCTGCCCCTCCAGCGCATCGCTTTGAGCGATAAGCGTACTGCCCGATATCTTTGTACCCCCCTCCAGCAGGGCGATTATGAAACCCTCCTTTTCGAAGAGTATGCGCTCTATCTTCCCGGTAAGCCTCATACCAGCTCTCTTCTCAACTCTCTCCAGCGCGGCTCGTAACGCTCCACGAGACTCCAGAACGGCTTTTTGTGATGCTTGTGACGAATGTGTGCCAGTTCGTGGATGATCACGTAGTCTATAAGACGCATATCGTATAGAAGCAGACGTGTGTTGAGCGTTATGACGTTTCGGGCACTGCAACACCCCCAGCGGCTTTTGTAGCGTCTGAACTTAAGCTCTTTCGGATGAAGGTCCATCTTTTCGGACCAGTACTCCATACGCTCTGCGAGCACCACCTTCGCGGTGCGTAGATAGAATCTGTCCAGAGCGCTCTGAAATCTTCGGGTGTCGCTGGAGCTGAAAATGAACGACTCGCCGTCGAAGTCCATGCGGCTCATGCCCCTCTTTTCATACTTGACCGGATACCTCTCACCGAGGTACCATACGGTGCACCCATGCGTAAATTCGGCCGGATTTACCCGCCTGAAGGTGCTGCCGTGCGCCAGCCTGCCGACGATCCACTCCTCCTTTTCACGCATAAGCCTCTCGGCTTCCTCTCTGGAGAAGTTCCATGGAGCCGATATACGGAGAGTTCCATCGCCCATCAGGCGCAGATAGACGTTTTTCTGGCCGCTCTTTCTGACAAGTGTAGAGTTGAGGCGGGTACCGTTTCGACATACAAAGTCAAAACCCTGCTCAGCCGACAGCTTTTTTCGCCTCATCTATCAGGGTGTTCAACGTTTTTCTAATACGCTCGAGCGCTTCAGGGGAGTCTGCCTCGAATCTGGTCACAAGGATGGGAGTGGTATTGCTGGCCCTTACCAGGCCCCAGCCATCCCGGAAGATTACCCTTACGCCGTCTATCGTCACTATATCTCTGATCCCGAGCTCATCTTTTCTACTCTGAAGTATCTTTTTGAGCTCGTCGACGATTCTGAATTTGAGAGTGTCCGTCGTCTCAACCTTGATCTCGTCGGTGCTGTAGAGCTTCGGCAGCTTTTCGAACTCCGCATCGAAATCGAAGCCGTTTTTGAGCATCTCGAGTATGCGCAGCATCGCGTATATGGCGTCATCGTAGCCGAAGTAGCGGTCGTTGAAGAAGATGTGGCCGCTCACCTCCGCCGCAAGGTCGGCACCGGTCTCCTTAAGCTTCACCTTCAGGTTGGAGTGGCCGGTTTTGTACATTATCGCCTTCCCAATCTTCTCTATCCCGTCATACATGATCTGCGAACACTTCACCTCCCCTATGACGGTAGGGTTTTTCATCGTTTTTGCGAAGAAGAGAGCCAGTATGTCACCCTTGAAGTTGTATTTTCTGCTCAGAAAGGCTATTCTGTCTCCGTCACCGTCGAAAGCGAAACCGTACTGCGCTCCGTTTTTAAGCAGCTTTTTGAGATCTTCAAGGTTCTCCTCCTCGCTGGGGTCAGGATGATGGTTGGGAAAGGTGCCGTCCGGCTCGAAATAGAGTTTGTATGCGGGTATCTCCAGCTTCTCAAGAAGCGGCTCGATAGCGACGCCTGCCGCCCCGTTACCGCAGTCGATGGCCATTTTCGGGTCGAACCCTTTCAGATGTGAAAACTCATCCGCAAGATAGTCCAGATAGCTTCCCAGGGCGTCGATCTCTATAGAGTCCGTCTCGGTAGGAATCGCCATGGTGCCGTTCTTCTCCACTTCCCGGCCGAGAGAGTATATCTGCTCTCCGAAGAAGGGCTCTTTGCCGATCGTTATCTTGAAACCGTTGTACTCCGGGGGGTTGTGGGAGCCGGTTATCTGTATCCCGCCGGCGGGGGTCACATCTTTGCCGCCTACGTTAAATGTATTGAAGTTGCAGAAGTAGTTGACCGGTGTCGGAACGAGCCCCCCGTGCAGGACAATCACTTCGGCTGCGTTTAGCCCGCTGACCAGCCAATCGCTCAGACGCGGAGAGTGGGTACGCGCATCGTATGTAACGACAGCGTAATCGCCTATCTCTTTTATCTTTTTACCCAGAAAATAGCCGATGAGTTTGACGGTTTTCTCCGTCAGATCCTCACCAAAAACGCCTCTTATATCGTACTCTCTGAAAATATGCTGCATAGACTCTCTTTTTTAGGTGCTATTCTATCAAAAATCGACTCTATTTACGACAGTGCATAACTCAAAATGGTAAAATAGACTTCTTGCAAAACTATACGCAGATATGAGAGGTATAAAAAGGGTAAGATCGTGAAAAACAGATTTTTCAGCGTAGCCAAAGCTACGGTGAAAACATTTTTTTGTACGAGATTGCCCCTTTTTATGCCTCCCGAAGGGCAAAAAGATAAATCGATTGACTCTGCGTTAGATAACCCCAAACGTAGCTTTGGCTACGCTTGGGAACATCTGCCTTGATTGAATCGTTTCTCTTTTTGCTCATACTGTGTATAGTTTTGCAAGAAGTCTAATAAGAGAGTAACAAGAGGATTTTCATGAGCTTTGATGAACGTGCCGGAGTATGGGACTCTTCAGGAAGAAGGCAGGAGTTGGCGGATGCCGTCGCGAAGGCGATATCGGAGCGAATAGAGCTGAAAGGCTCTTTCAACCTGCTCGATGTCGGAGCAGGTACCGGGCTCCTGACCCGCCGCCTTCTGCCATATGTCTCTACCGTAACCGGTGTCGACAGTTCGAAAGGTATGCTCGAAAAGTTTGCAGAGCTTGGAGAGCGGGCAACCGGTGTGCAAAGCGATATTCTCTCTTTCGTTTCCGACCGGAAATTCGACGGCATCGTATCGTCTATGACCCTTCACCACATAGAAGATACGGAAGCCCTCTTTCGCAAACTGCACTCTCTGCTTAAACCCGGAGGGTTCATAGCCCTTGCCGACCTTGCACCGGAGGACGGATCGTTTCATGAACAAGGCAACGAGGGTGTATTCCATTTCGGATTCGACGAGGAGAGCCTGAAATCTCCTGCAGATGCGGCCGGCTTCCTTGATCCCTGCTACAGAATAGTTCACAATATCGAAAAGGAGAACGGCAGAACTTATGGAGTGTTTCTATTCACAGCCGAAGCGTAGTAGATCCGCTAACGGCAATTCAAAACTCGAGAGGGACGAAAAGAGGGGCTAATCCCGGTTTTGAATTTAATCCCAAATCTCGAAATATAGTATAGAAGAACTCGTCACGACCGTTGGAGCCGTACACCCTGTGGAAAGCCGTCGACGCACCTGACGGGGGCACCTTGAATTTTCCCGAAACCGCCTGACCACAAACATCGCAACGATTTCAAACTATCCTATTTCAAGATTTTGGTTAATCTATCTGCTTGCTCTTTCTATGGTATCTCTGTACGATGTCGGGATCTGGGTGAAGATTGATCTCCGCCTTCTCTTTTCCCTCGTACGGTATGTGTGAGAGAACATAGCGGATCGACTCGAGCCGTGCCGACTTTTTATCGTTGCTTTTGACTATGATCCAGGGAGAAAAAGTTGTATGGGTACGGCTGAACATCTCCTCTTTGTAGTATGTGATCCTGTCCCACATCTGCTGTGCTTCCTTGTCTACCGGGCTCAGCTTCCACTGTTTCAGAGGATTCAGCTCCCGCTCCTTGAATCTCTTCTGCTGCTCCTCTTTCGAAATGGAGAACCAGAACTTTATCATGATTATACCGTCGTCTATAAGCGCATGCTCTATCTCCGGTACCTCCTGCATGAACTTTTCGTACTGTTCATCACTGCAAAAACCGAATACCGGCTCAACTATGGCACGGTTATACCAGCTGCGGTCGAAGAAGACGATCTCACCCGGATTCGGAAGGTGCGCGAAGTATCTTTGGAAATAGAACTGTCCCGCCTCCACATCGCTCGGTTTCGGAAGCGCCACGACCCGGTATCGGCGCGGGTTTAGGCGTTCTGTAAACCTCTTGATAGCTCCGCCCTTCCCTGCCGCATCACGCCCTTCGAAGATAACCAACACCCTCTTTTTGTTTTCGAAGACCCAGTTCTGAAGTTTTATCAGTTCTACCTGCAGTTTTACCAGATCCTCCTCGTACATTACCGTACGAAGCGCTTTTTGAACCTTTTTCCCCTTCGCGAGAAGTCTTAGGCCGGATTTTTTGGAAAGAGAGTCGATCTTTTTCTGAATCGCTTCGACGCGCCTTCTTACCTCCTTGTCTTTGACATGTTTTTTTATATATTCGAGATCCTCGTTCATGCAAATCCTCTTTTTGAACTGTAGTCAATGTAAGATATGTGAATAACTGACCTTACGCAAAATTTGTCAGCCCCGGGATTTGAGCTGAAAAATATCGTTCAAAAAACCGCGCTTGCCCGTCAGGGCGCCGAAGGCGTCAGCGGTTTTTAGATATTTTGCGGCGTCCCGCAGGGCAAATCCCGCTCGGCGTGCGGATTTTGCGTAAGGTCAGTGAATAACTACTATCTTATACTATTATATCCCCGTTCATTTAATATCGGCTAAACGGTAACTATATCAAAAACATCGGCCGGAACTTCCGCTCTCTTTTCAACCCCGTCAACTGCCGGGAGACTCTTTGCAAAGCCCCATTCTGCAAAAACCGGAACCACTCCCGCGCTTCTGGCCGCCATCACATCCTTAAGGCTGTCTCCTACCATCCAGCAGAGCTCTTTGCCTCTTTTCGAGATTATCATTTCCAGCATCTCCGGGTGCGGTTTGGCGTTTGTAACCCTGTCGGCCCCCACTACATCTGTAAATAGAGCGTCGATACCGTTATTTTCGAGGATTATGAGTGATGTAGCGGTCGGGGCGTTCGTTGCAACGAACATTTCGACCCCTTCGTTTGCCAGGGAGTGAAGAAGCTCCCTGATACCGTCGAAGCACACGGCGTTCTTTATGCACTGCGCGGCGTAGTGCTCCTCAAAGAGCTCCCTCGCCCTATCTTCGTATCGCTCAACGCCGTAAAACTCGTATGCCAGGTTCAATCCCGGGCGGTTCATAAGCTCCACTATCTTCTCTTCCGGAAGCGGGGGGAGTCCATATATCTCTCTGCGGATATGGTTTATGGATATGCTTAAATCCCTGCCGGTATCTACCAGTGTTCCGTCCAGGTCGAAAATCACCGTTCTCATCTGTCTCCTTTGGTATAATCATAACAAAAAGAGGGGGTATGGTGAAAAGAGCTGCCACTCTCTGGCTTCTGACACTCTGTCTGGCTCTTGCCGAACCTCTACCTGTGGAGTTTTCCGGAAACAGATCGTTCGACGAGAGGTCTCTTTATGAAGCGATGGGAATCGAAAAGCCCTACTTTTTCGAATTCTGGAAAAAGAGGCCGAAGGTCGATCCAAAAAAGCTGGATGTCTTGATCCCCCTCCTGGAAAACTTCTACAAATCGCACGGCTTCTACCATGCAAACATAACCTACAGAGTCGGAAACGGTAAGATAGAGATAGATATAAAAGAGAACCGGCCGGTTACCGTAGAAGATATATCCTACATCTCTCCTCTCGATATAGAAGAACTTCTACCTTTCAAAAAAGGGGACAGGTTCGATGCAGAAAAATTTGTAGAGAGTAAGGAGAAGATAAAGGAGTTCTATGCCTACCACCGCTACTGCAACGTAAATCTCGACTCCAAAGCATACATAGATATAGAGAACGACAAGGCCTACATCGTATACGACATAGAGCCGAACGAGCCGTGTCTTTTCGGCGAAATCACCATAAAAACTCCCCCAAAACTCGATGAGAAGATAGTCCGTTCGCTCCTCTATTTCAAAGAGGACGACCCCTATTCCGCAGAGCTCATAAAAAAGAGCTACAAGGAGATCTACGCGAATGAAGGGGTTGAGCGCGTCATCATCGACGATGCCAAACACGAAGGCAACAGGGTTCCGGTAAAAGTCACGGTTTCACTCTATCCGAAGCCGGTCCACTTCAGCGCAGGCGCCGGCTACAGCAGTGACGAGGGGCTGAACCTGCAGATGGGTATAAAGCACCGGAACTTTCCGAAAAACCTCAAGACTGTGGGCCTTCAGACAAGATATTCGCAAATTCGACGCTATGTGAAGGCGACTTATGAAATGCCGCTGCCCAACCACAACCGCTTCGCCGGGGAGATCGGCTTTTCAAACGAAATTTTCGACGGCTACAAAGAGAGTTCGCTCAGGGCGAAACTGCTTCTAAAACAGTTGAGATGGCCGCAGCTGCTGCAGGAGAGTGTTTCAATAGACAAAACGACCACTTCCGAGAGTCTAGATACGGTAAACTTTCCAAACGGCAGACTCCTGATAGTCTCCGTAAACGGCGGCTGGGAGATAGACAGACGCGATTCGGTTCTGAACCCGACGAAGGGGTACAAAATCGGAATCGAAGCCTCCGGCTCGGTCAAATCGGCCATATCTGATGCCACCTATTACAAGCTCCTTCTTACAGGAGTACATCATACTCCTTTGACGAAGGCGACTCTCTCTCTCCGCCTGCGGCAGGGTGTTATAAAGGCGAAGCAGGGGCATATTCCACCCTCATACCGCTTCTACGCCGGCGGCATGAACTCCAACAGAGCGTTCGGATACCGGCAGCTTGGTCCCAAAAACAGTCTCGGCGATCCGGTCGGTGCCTTCAGCCTGACGGAGGCCACGGCGGAGTATAGATTCGATATCGGTAAAAATTTCCGCGGTGTGCTCTTCAGCGACGTCACATACCTGGGACAAAATTCTCTGCCGGACTACAAGAGGGGCTACATAAGCGTAGGTCCGGGTATCCGCTACATGACACCCATAGGCCCGATAGCCTTCGACCTCGGCTTCAACGCTCAAAACTTCGGCAGCTACACCCTGCACTTCCATATCGGGGAGCTTTTCTGATGGGTGAACTCTACAGCCGTTTCGCAGCCCTTCTGCAGCTCTCTCTCATCATCTGCGGAACACTCCTGTTTGTAGCGGCGCATCCAAAGACGGCGGAGCTGGTACTGCAAAAAGCACTTGTGACCTGCTCCCCGAAATTCAAGCCATATCCAGAGTTAGAATATAATTTCTAACAAAGGAAGCCAAACATGAAGAAACGATTTAGTGAAGAGCAGATCGTCAAAATTTTGCAGGAGGCGGAGCGGGCCGCGACAGACCAGGAGGTCATCCGAAAGCACAATATATCCGATACGACGTTCTACCGGTGGAAAAAGCTCTATGGAGGCATGGGGGTTTCCGAGGTCAAGCGGCTCAAAGAGCTCGAAAGGGAGAACGCCAGGCTGAAAAAGCTGCTGGCGGAGCAGATACTCGTCAACGATGCGCTGAAGGATGTTGTCGAAAAAAAGTGGTAAGGCCCGACCAGAAGCGTGCAGCGGTGCGGATGATGCAAGCGCACAACGTCTCGCAACGGCGGGCCTGCCAGGAGATCGGCGTGAGCCGGTCGAGTATGGTCTACAAACCGAGACAGCCCTTCAAGGACGAGGTGCTGGCCGAATCGGTCAAAGCGCTCAGCGAGAAATATCCCCGTTTCGGCTATCGCCGCATCGGTGTGATGCTGGGTTGGGAAATGAACGAGACGATCAACGCTAAGCGGATCTATCGCCTATGGACAATGCTGAACCTGCAGCTGCCGAAGAAGCGTCCCAGGCGCAGACGTCCGGGAACCGACCCGATCAAACTGCAATCCGGGCATATCAATCATGTCTGGAGCTACGATTTCGTCAGCGACCGTGCCGCCAATGGGCAGAAGCTCAAGATTCTGGTGGTCGTAGACGAATACACAAGAGAATGCCTGGCACTGGAGGTAGCGGCTTCCATCAGGACGCACCATCTCATCGATACGCTCTCTCGCCTGATGACACTGTACGGCAGGCCCAAATTCATCCGCAGTGACAATGGGCCGGAGTTCACGGCTAAGGCGGTTATTCAATGGCTGACAGACAATGATATCGGTCCGGCTTTCATCAAGCCAGGCTCTCCCTGGCAGAACGCCTATGTGGAAAGCTTCAATGGAAAATTCAGGGACGAGTGTCTGAACAGGGAGTGGTTTTACAATCGGAAAGAGGCCGCTGTCATCATCGAAAAATGGCGAAATCATTACAATCACGAACGACCGCACAGCTCACTGGACAAACAGCCACCGGCCAAGGTTTCAGGCAGAAAATATGTCGCCTGATATACAATCAAAATCTAACTCTGGGATTGGACCTAAATTTGGGGGCAGGTCACTTGGCCCTGCGGATATCAGATTCAAAAAAATAGAGGGCTCACTGATATTCGGGCTCACTCTCTACGATGTGACCTACCGGAAAGCTGTCTCTGTCCGCAGAGTCGGCATATCCTACTCTCCTTGGAAACTGCTCAGCCCGAAGCCGACGATCGAAAAGATCACCCTTGCCGGTGCCAGGGTCTACCCCGACAGGTTCAAAAAAGAGAAAAAAGAAGAGAGAGGCGGTTCAATCGCGGTTTTTCCCCCGATCTATATAACGAATCTCTCCATTGAAGATGCAAAACTGATGCTCTCACCCGTTATCGGAGTCGAAGCGGATGCAAAGAGTATCAAAATCGCCCGAGACGGATTGGATATAGGCAAAATTACCGCTTCCGCCGATTCGAAATACGGTTCGGTGAAACTGCACGGCTCTTTCGAAGATATGGAGCTGAATGCAGTCGGAACGGTTACACCGTCGAAGTTTTACAGAGACGAAACAGCCCGGCAGGTAGAGGGGGTTCCGCGATCGCTTCCCCTGAAACTCCATACCGATTTCAAAACGGTAAAGGTTTCGACTTCGATCTCCCATGAACTTAAAATCAGAGATACGAATATATCGATATCGGGTATCGAAGCGGACGCCGAATATCTATTGAAAGATAGATATTTCAAAACAAGGGCATCCTATGCTCTCCACTCGCCGCAAATCGATGCAGCAGTACAACAGAGCGCACTTGTAACACTCTTTGGAGCATACGCGACCAAAGCGGACGTCAAAATCGTCAAAAGCGAACATGCCCTCCCCTTCAAAGAGTTCAGGATAGACGCCGCCGGTGACGAGACGATACTTTTGGCAGATCTGTACGCCGATCCGTTCAGAGTCAACCTCTACAGCAGCGACTATCGTAACTTTGCGCTTCACGCGGTCGCCAAACCGCACCGACCGGACTATATAGAGCATCTGCCGGCAATATTTACGGCACAGTGCATCGGCATGGAAGCCGACGCGACAGCGCACCTTACTCCTGAGCCGGGTATCGAAGGGGTTCTCTCTCTGGATGGAAACTATACTTTCGCGAAAAGCTATATAGAGCTGAACAAAGAGAGCCTTCTGGTCCGCTCGACCGTCATGCCCAAAGAGAAAGAAGGGGGTATATGGGCAGAGCTTCCCAATCCCATGAGAACCGAAATCGATGCATTTGTCTATGTTTCCGAAGAGAAAAAGATTGTAAGCGTCATATCAGAGAAGGCCGATCTGACACTATTCGAGCAGAAGGGGTCGATCAACGGATGGGCCGACATAGGTTCTCTGACACTTGATGCACAAGGCTCCGTAAAACCGGACTCGACCGTCGATATAGCTTTCGACGCACATATAGATTCTCTGCGCTCTTTGTTGTACGATTTGAACATAACAGAACGCTCCATGATCGATGCGGAGATAAAAAGCCGCTTCAACCTGAAGCTTGCCGACACCTTCTCGCTCAGTTACCGCTCCGAAATTCCATGGTATATCGTCGAGCCCGATTCCCAGCATGTTTATTACGGTCTAAACTCGACTCTTGAGGGGACTTTGAAAAATAACCGTATAACTATAGATCGCTACTCCATTGCCTTCAAGGGGCGTCGATTCACCCAAAAGCGCGCTTCTATCCTGAGCCTCGATGAAAACATGACTCTTCAGGTCGAGAAACTGAGCCTGTTAGATACACTTACGGCAAAAGGATTCTACAGCTTCAAAACCAAGAAGGGAAGGTTTTCCCTCAAAGGAAGAAACAGCCACTACAGCGGCCCGGAAGGTAAAGTAACAGCCGATGCGGATATCACGGCGGAGATATCGCCGGAAGAGTTGGGCGCAGAAGGGGAGATCTTCATAAAAGAGGCTCTGATCACCTACCGTCCCCAAAAA
It encodes the following:
- a CDS encoding mobile element protein; protein product: MVRPDQKRAAVRMMQAHNVSQRRACQEIGVSRSSMVYKPRQPFKDEVLAESVKALSEKYPRFGYRRIGVMLGWEMNETINAKRIYRLWTMLNLQLPKKRPRRRRPGTDPIKLQSGHINHVWSYDFVSDRAANGQKLKILVVVDEYTRECLALEVAASIRTHHLIDTLSRLMTLYGRPKFIRSDNGPEFTAKAVIQWLTDNDIGPAFIKPGSPWQNAYVESFNGKFRDECLNREWFYNRKEAAVIIEKWRNHYNHERPHSSLDKQPPAKVSGRKYVA
- a CDS encoding mobile element protein, with amino-acid sequence MKKRFSEEQIVKILQEAERAATDQEVIRKHNISDTTFYRWKKLYGGMGVSEVKRLKELERENARLKKLLAEQILVNDALKDVVEKKW
- a CDS encoding outer membrane protein, whose protein sequence is MVKRAATLWLLTLCLALAEPLPVEFSGNRSFDERSLYEAMGIEKPYFFEFWKKRPKVDPKKLDVLIPLLENFYKSHGFYHANITYRVGNGKIEIDIKENRPVTVEDISYISPLDIEELLPFKKGDRFDAEKFVESKEKIKEFYAYHRYCNVNLDSKAYIDIENDKAYIVYDIEPNEPCLFGEITIKTPPKLDEKIVRSLLYFKEDDPYSAELIKKSYKEIYANEGVERVIIDDAKHEGNRVPVKVTVSLYPKPVHFSAGAGYSSDEGLNLQMGIKHRNFPKNLKTVGLQTRYSQIRRYVKATYEMPLPNHNRFAGEIGFSNEIFDGYKESSLRAKLLLKQLRWPQLLQESVSIDKTTTSESLDTVNFPNGRLLIVSVNGGWEIDRRDSVLNPTKGYKIGIEASGSVKSAISDATYYKLLLTGVHHTPLTKATLSLRLRQGVIKAKQGHIPPSYRFYAGGMNSNRAFGYRQLGPKNSLGDPVGAFSLTEATAEYRFDIGKNFRGVLFSDVTYLGQNSLPDYKRGYISVGPGIRYMTPIGPIAFDLGFNAQNFGSYTLHFHIGELF